Below is a genomic region from Streptomyces sp. NBC_00461.
GACCTGACCCTGAAGCACACCCCGACAGGACCCGTCGCCATGGCCGCGGCCAGGGCACTGGACCTCCTCCTCGGCGCCGCCGCCACAACGGGCCGCACCCGCGAGGCGCTGGGTTCCGCGGCACTGCTCGGCACCCACACCCTCGCGGTGACGGTCGTATCCCGTCAGGAGACGAGATTCGGCTCACCGCTGGCACCCTTGGCGGCCCTCGCCGCCACCGGGGTGCTGGCCCGGCTGGTCGCGCGCCGTACTCACCGCCCCCCGGCAGGCCCGCAGGAAGCAGCCACCCGCGGCCTGCCGGGAACCGGAGCGGAGGTCTTCGCAGCCGGCATGACCCGACACCGCCGGATCGGGCGCGGCATTGGGCGCGGTCCGGCAGAACCGGACGCAGCCGCGACCAGTCCGCACGGCTCGTTCGGTGCGCAGGGTGCGCAGGGTGCGCAGGGTGCGCAGGGTGCGCAGGGTGTGCGGGGTGCGCCGGGTGTGCATGGTGCGCCGGGTGTGCGGGGTGTTCGGGGTGCTCCGGCTGTTCCCTGCGGCACCAACGCCCCGTCAGAGGCGGCCACTTGGCGTCGGTTCACCGCTCAGGGAGCCAATCGGGCCCATCAAACCGTGCTGTCGCAGCAAGCAGCCGCCACTGCCCTGCGCCTGGCCCTCGCCGCCGCCTACGCGGCAACCCCCGCCCGCTCCTACTTCCACGCCACCCTCAACCCTTCACCCCCACTCACCCAACGAGCCGTCACCGGCGGCATCCGCGCCACGATCCCCCTCCAGGCCGCACTCACCGCCCGCTCCGGCGCCGGTGCCACCGCCCTGCTCGTCGCAGCTTTCGCCCCGCTCGGCAGAAGGTTCGCGAGGAAGGTGAGCGTCACATGAGCCACCCGCAGGCCCGGCGCCCGAGGAGCAGCGACCGCAACCCAGAGTCGGTTGATCGCGAGGCGCATGGCCACCTCCGCCGCAGCGCTCCCGCCACCTCCCTCCGTTTCGGCTACGGCACCAACGGGCTCGCCGACCTCCGTCTCGACGACGCCCTCGCCCTGCTCGCCGACCTCGGCTACGACGGCGTCGGGCTGACCCTCGACCACATGCACCTCGACCCGCTGGCCCCCGACCTCACCGCCCGCACCCACCGGCTGGCCGGGCGGCTCGGCGCGCTCGGTCTGGGCGTGACCGTGGAGACGGGCGCCCGCTACGTGCTCGATCCGCGGCGCAAGCACGGCCCCTCGCTGCTGGACCCGGATCCGGACGACCGGGCCCGACGCGTCGGCCTGCTGATCCGCGCCGTCCAGGTCGCCGCCGACCTCGGTGCCCACGCGGTGCACTGCTTCAGCGGGATCACACCGGCAGGGACGGACACCGACACGGCGTGGAAGCGCCTGGCCGAGGCGCTCACCCCCGTCCTGGACGTCGCCGCCACCGCCGGCGTCCCCCTCGCCATCGAGCCCGAACCGGGCCACCTCCTTGCCGCACTCGCCGACTTCCACCGACTCCGCGCCCTCCTCGGCGACCCCCAGGACCTGGGTCTGACCCTCGACATCGGCCACTGCCAGTGCCTCGAACCGCTCTCTCCCGCCGGATGCGTACGCGCCGCTGCCCCCTGGTTGCGGCACGTCCAGATCGAGGACATGCGCCGCGGCGTCCACGAACACCTCCCTTTTGGAGACGGCGAGATCGACTTCCCGCCCGTCCTCGCGGCCCTGGCAGCGACCGGCTACCAAGGCCTGACCGTCGTCGAACTGCCCCGCCACTCGCACGCGGGCCCCCACTTCGCCGAGCACTCCCTCCCGTTCCTCCGCCGCGCGGCCGAAACAGCCGTCGCCCTCCCCGACACCGCCCCCTCCCCCTGAGATCCCTCCGCCACCCCCTCTCACGGCGATCCCTCCGCCACCCCCGAAGGGAGCAGCACCGCATGACGCACCCGAACACCACCTGGGACACCCCCGCGGCAGACCTTCCGGGCACCACCCCCGCCCTCACCTCGCCGACCGACCTGCACGAGCACCTGACGGCCCACCTCGGCGGAGCCGCCCGCGCCTGGCTCGACCAGGCCCTCGACGAGGCCGCAGCCCATCCCGGCATCCACGGGCCCATCTCCGTGTGGGAGCTGCGCGTCGCCGAAGCCGGACGCCGGTGCGGACCCGAACACGCCGACGCCGCCCGCGTGCTGATCCTGCACGCAGCCCGCGCCGGCACCGGCGCCCTCACCCGTGTCTACTTCCAGGGCACCGCCGCCGAACGCCGCTCCGTCCTGCACGCCCTGCCCCACCTGGTCGATGGCCCCGACGCCCTACCGCTGGTCGAGGACGCCCTGCGCACCAACGACACCCGCATCCTCACCGCCGCCGTCGGCCCGTACGCAGCCCGGCACCTCGCTCCCCACCACTGGCGTCACGCCGTCCTGAAGTGCCTCTTCACCGGCGTGGCCGTCGACGAGGTCGCCGACCTGGAGCGCCGCGCCCACGCCGACTCGGAACTCGCCCGCATGCTTCGCGACTGCGCCACCGAACGCACCGCTGCGGGCCGTCCCGTGCCCGAAGACCTGCACCGCGTCCTGACCCTGACCGACCCTACGGCCACCCCACCCACGCACGCCGTCCGGCACGGCGTGCGCGGCACCGACGGCAAGGAGTCCTGATGCGCATCTTCGACCCCCACATCCACATGACGTCACGGACCACCGACGACTACCAGGCCATGCACGCCGCGGGCGTCCGTGCCGTCGTCGAACCGGCCTTCTGGCTCGGTCAGCCCCGCACCTCACCCGCCTCCTTCTTCGACTACTTCGACTCCCTTCTGGGCTGGGAGCCCTTCCGCGCCGCCCAGCACGGCATCGCCCACCACTGCACGCTCGCCCTCAACCCCAAGGAGGCGAACGATCCGCGCTGCGTGCCCGTCCTCGACGAACTGCCCCGCTATCTCGTCAAGGACCAGGTCGTGGCCGTGGGCGAGATCGGCTACGACTCGATGACCCCCGCCGAGGACACCGCCCTCGCCGCCCAGCTCCAGCTCGCCGCCGACCACGAACTGCCCGCGCTCGTGCACACCCCGCACCGGGACAAGCTCGCCGGACTGCGCCGCACCCTCGACGTCGTGAAGGAGTCCGCGCTCGCCCCGGACCGCGTCCTGGTCGACCACCTCAACGAGACCACCGTCAAGGAAGCCAAGGACAGCGGCTGCTGGCTCGGATTCTCCGTCTATCCCGACACCAAGATGGACGAGGAGCGGATGATCACGATCCTGCGCTCCCACGGGACCGAGCAGGTGCTCGTGAACTCCGCCGCCGACTGGGGGCGCAGCGATCCCCTCAAGACCCGCAGCGTCGGCGACCTGATGCTGGCCGAGGGCTTCACGGAGGACGAGGTCGACCTGGTGCTCTGGCGCAACCCCGTGGCCTTCTACGGACTCAGCGGCCGTCTGAACCTCGACATCGCCGCCACGGAGGCCACCCACGAGGGCAACTCCGTCCTGCGCGGCGGTGCGTGAGCCATGCGATTCCGCCACCCCGACGGCACCACCGTCCACCTCGCCTACTGCACCAACGTCCACCCGGCCGAAACCCTCGACGGTGTCCTCGCGCAACTCCGTGACCACTGCGAACCCGTCCGCCGCCGCCTCGGCCGCGACCGCCTCGGCATCGGCCTGTGGCTCGCCAAGGACGCCGCACACGCCCTCGTCACCGACCCCTCCGCCCTGCGCGGCCTGCGCACCGAACTCGACCGGCGCGGCCTCGAGGTCGTCACGCTCAACGGCTTCCCCTATGAGGGCTTCGGCGCCGAGGAGGTCAAGTACCGCGTGTACAGGCCGGACTGGGCCGACCCCGAGCGCCTCGACCACACCACCGCCCTGGCCCGCGTCCTCGCCGGACTCCTCCCCGACGACGTCACCGAGGGCACCATCTCCACCCTGCCGCTCGCCTGGCGCACCGCCTATGACGAAGGCCGCGCCGAGAAGGCCCATGCGGCCCTCCTCACCCTCGCCGAACGCCTCGACGCCCTCGACGAACTGACCGGCCGCTCCATCCGCGTCGGCCTCGAACCCGAACCCGGCTGCATCGTCGAAACCACCGGCGACGCCCTCGCCCCGCTCACCGCGATCTCCCACCGGCGCATCGGGATCTGCGTCGACACCTGCCACCTCGCCACCTCCTTCGAAGACCCGCACACCGCCCTGGACGCACTCACCGAGGCCCGTGTCCCCATCGTCAAATCCCAGCTCTCAGCTGCCCTGCACGCCGAGCAGCCCCATCTCCCCGAGGTCCGCGCAGCCCTCGCCGCCTTCGACGAACCCCGCTTCCTGCACCAGACCCGCATGTCTCCCCCTCTCCACTCCGCGCGAACGGGAGCGACCCCCACCGCCGCCGGTCCGCGTGGCACCGACGACCTCGGCGAGGCCCTCGCGGCCGACGCCCTGCCCGACGAGGCACCCTGGCGCGCCCACTTCCACGTCCCGCTGCATTCGGCCCCCGCCGCGCCCCTCACCTCCACGCTCCCCGTACTCCAATCCGCGCTGACCCGGCTCGTGGGCGGCCCGCATCCGCTCACCCACCACCTCGAAGTGGAGACCTACACCTGGCAGGCGCTGCCACCCGGCCTGCGGCCCCGCGGCCGCGCCCAGCTCGCCGACGGCATCGCCGCCGAACTCACCCTCGCCCGCGACCTGTTGACGGACCTCGGTCTGAAGGAACTCCCATGAGCACCCACCGGGCCGGCCCGGACCCCACCCCGCTCCTCGTCCTTGACGTCGTCGGCCTCACCCCCCGCCTCCTCGACCACATGCCTCACCTCAAGACGCTCGCCCAGTCCGGTTCCCGGGCCCCACTCGGCACCGTCCTGCCCGCCGTCACCTGCGCCGCCCAGTCCACCTTCCTCACCGGCACCCACCCCTGCGAACACGGCATCGTCGGCAACGGCTGGTACTTCCGCGAGCTCGGCGACGTACTCCTGTGGCGGCAGCACAACGGACTGGTCGCCGGAGACAAACTCTGGGACGCGGCCCGCCGAGCCCACCCCGGTTACACGGTCGCCAACATCTGCTGGTGGTACGCCATGGGCGCCGACACCGACATCACCGTCACCCCCCGTCCGGTCTACTACGCCGACGGCCGCAAGGAACCCGACTGCTACACCCGACCCACGGCCCTGCACGACGAACTCACCGAGAAACTGGGCACGTTCCCCCTCTTCCACTTCTGGGGCCCCGGCGCCGACCTCGTGTCCAGCCAGTGGATCATCGACGCGACCCGCCACATCATGGGCACCCGGCACCCGGACCTGACGCTCTGCTACCTCCCCCACCTCGACTACGACCTGCAGCGCTTCGGCCCCGACGACCCGCGCTCCCTCAAGGCGGCCGCCGACCTGGACTCCGCCCTGGCCCCGCTCCTGGACGACGCCCGCACCGAGGGCCGTACCGTCGTCGCGCTGTCCGAGTACGGCATCACCCGCGCGGACCGCCCCATCGACATCAACCGGGCCCTGCGCCGCGCCGGACTGCTGGAAGTGCACACGCAGGACGGCATGGAGTACCTCGACCCGATGGCGTCCCGCGCCTTCGCGGTCGCCGACCACCAGATCGCCCACGTCTACGTGCGCCGCCCCGAGGACCTCGAAGCCACCCGCGTGGCACTGTCCGACCTGCCCGGAATCGAGCAACTCCTCGACGACGAGGGCAAGAAGACCCATCACCTCGACCATCCGCGCTCCGGCGAGCTGGTCGCCGTGGCGGAGCCGGACGCCTGGTTCACGTACTACTACTGGCTCGACGACGCCCGTGCGCCCGACTTCGCGCAGCTCGTCGAGATCCATCGCAAGCCCGGCTACGACCCGGTCGAGTTGTTCATGGATCCGCTCGACCCCTACGTCAAGGTCAAGGCGGCTACGGCGCTCGCCCGCAAGAAGCTGGGCCTGCGCTACCGGATGGCGGTCGTGCCCCTCGACCCATCACCTATTCGAGGCAGCCACGGACGCCTCCCTGCGAGCGACGACGACGGTCCGCTGCTCATCTGCTCCACCCCCCGCGCTGTCGGCGACCGCGTCGCGGCCACCGATGTGAAGTCACTGCTGCTCCAACTCGCCGGTCTCACCTGACAGACCGGCCTCACCGGCCCGTCCGATCCAGGGGATCCGACTG
It encodes:
- a CDS encoding SCO3242 family prenyltransferase, translating into MSPARRSAHRLNRGRAWAELLRLPALFTVPGDALAGAAAAGAAPNSRTLLAIGSSLCLYEAGMALNDWADREEDAAERPHRPLPSGRIHPAAALSTACALTGTGFALAARAGRPALTVAVPLAATVWAYDLTLKHTPTGPVAMAAARALDLLLGAAATTGRTREALGSAALLGTHTLAVTVVSRQETRFGSPLAPLAALAATGVLARLVARRTHRPPAGPQEAATRGLPGTGAEVFAAGMTRHRRIGRGIGRGPAEPDAAATSPHGSFGAQGAQGAQGAQGAQGVRGAPGVHGAPGVRGVRGAPAVPCGTNAPSEAATWRRFTAQGANRAHQTVLSQQAAATALRLALAAAYAATPARSYFHATLNPSPPLTQRAVTGGIRATIPLQAALTARSGAGATALLVAAFAPLGRRFARKVSVT
- a CDS encoding sugar phosphate isomerase/epimerase family protein, yielding MSHPQARRPRSSDRNPESVDREAHGHLRRSAPATSLRFGYGTNGLADLRLDDALALLADLGYDGVGLTLDHMHLDPLAPDLTARTHRLAGRLGALGLGVTVETGARYVLDPRRKHGPSLLDPDPDDRARRVGLLIRAVQVAADLGAHAVHCFSGITPAGTDTDTAWKRLAEALTPVLDVAATAGVPLAIEPEPGHLLAALADFHRLRALLGDPQDLGLTLDIGHCQCLEPLSPAGCVRAAAPWLRHVQIEDMRRGVHEHLPFGDGEIDFPPVLAALAATGYQGLTVVELPRHSHAGPHFAEHSLPFLRRAAETAVALPDTAPSP
- a CDS encoding EboA domain-containing protein, yielding MTHPNTTWDTPAADLPGTTPALTSPTDLHEHLTAHLGGAARAWLDQALDEAAAHPGIHGPISVWELRVAEAGRRCGPEHADAARVLILHAARAGTGALTRVYFQGTAAERRSVLHALPHLVDGPDALPLVEDALRTNDTRILTAAVGPYAARHLAPHHWRHAVLKCLFTGVAVDEVADLERRAHADSELARMLRDCATERTAAGRPVPEDLHRVLTLTDPTATPPTHAVRHGVRGTDGKES
- a CDS encoding TatD family hydrolase → MRIFDPHIHMTSRTTDDYQAMHAAGVRAVVEPAFWLGQPRTSPASFFDYFDSLLGWEPFRAAQHGIAHHCTLALNPKEANDPRCVPVLDELPRYLVKDQVVAVGEIGYDSMTPAEDTALAAQLQLAADHELPALVHTPHRDKLAGLRRTLDVVKESALAPDRVLVDHLNETTVKEAKDSGCWLGFSVYPDTKMDEERMITILRSHGTEQVLVNSAADWGRSDPLKTRSVGDLMLAEGFTEDEVDLVLWRNPVAFYGLSGRLNLDIAATEATHEGNSVLRGGA
- the eboE gene encoding metabolite traffic protein EboE, which encodes MRFRHPDGTTVHLAYCTNVHPAETLDGVLAQLRDHCEPVRRRLGRDRLGIGLWLAKDAAHALVTDPSALRGLRTELDRRGLEVVTLNGFPYEGFGAEEVKYRVYRPDWADPERLDHTTALARVLAGLLPDDVTEGTISTLPLAWRTAYDEGRAEKAHAALLTLAERLDALDELTGRSIRVGLEPEPGCIVETTGDALAPLTAISHRRIGICVDTCHLATSFEDPHTALDALTEARVPIVKSQLSAALHAEQPHLPEVRAALAAFDEPRFLHQTRMSPPLHSARTGATPTAAGPRGTDDLGEALAADALPDEAPWRAHFHVPLHSAPAAPLTSTLPVLQSALTRLVGGPHPLTHHLEVETYTWQALPPGLRPRGRAQLADGIAAELTLARDLLTDLGLKELP
- a CDS encoding nucleotide pyrophosphatase/phosphodiesterase family protein, giving the protein MSTHRAGPDPTPLLVLDVVGLTPRLLDHMPHLKTLAQSGSRAPLGTVLPAVTCAAQSTFLTGTHPCEHGIVGNGWYFRELGDVLLWRQHNGLVAGDKLWDAARRAHPGYTVANICWWYAMGADTDITVTPRPVYYADGRKEPDCYTRPTALHDELTEKLGTFPLFHFWGPGADLVSSQWIIDATRHIMGTRHPDLTLCYLPHLDYDLQRFGPDDPRSLKAAADLDSALAPLLDDARTEGRTVVALSEYGITRADRPIDINRALRRAGLLEVHTQDGMEYLDPMASRAFAVADHQIAHVYVRRPEDLEATRVALSDLPGIEQLLDDEGKKTHHLDHPRSGELVAVAEPDAWFTYYYWLDDARAPDFAQLVEIHRKPGYDPVELFMDPLDPYVKVKAATALARKKLGLRYRMAVVPLDPSPIRGSHGRLPASDDDGPLLICSTPRAVGDRVAATDVKSLLLQLAGLT